The following coding sequences are from one Tissierella sp. window:
- a CDS encoding DEAD/DEAH box helicase — MGTSFRELGISKELDFVLKKNGITEATPIQEESIGELLKGRDVVAQAQTGTGKTLAFLLPIIEKIDINRPHIQGLIITPTRELAIQITNEAKKLMEAKEISILAAYGGQDVEQQVKKLKNGIHLVIATPGRLLDHMRRKTIDLGKLNTLVLDEADEMLRMGFLEDVESIIVDTPKTRQTMLFSATIPNEVRSLAKRFMKNPMQIEIQGKNVTLDEIKQVVIETTDRRKLDTLCQLIDEYRPYLAIVFCRTKRRVTSLNEELIARGYNSDELHGDISQAKRERVIKSFRKAELQILVATDIVARGLDVEGVTHVINYDIPENVDSYIHRIGRTGRIGNLGMAVTLVTEKDKNDLALIERKIKIDFKPKKMNTHKEDRKKDPKKSDSKTTESKSKTSIKKPYPEKGRYKKSNESGPRYASKDKKGGRKTR, encoded by the coding sequence ATGGGAACTAGCTTTAGAGAATTAGGTATTAGCAAAGAGTTAGATTTTGTACTAAAGAAAAATGGAATAACAGAAGCTACACCTATTCAAGAGGAGTCAATAGGTGAATTGTTAAAAGGTAGAGATGTAGTAGCTCAGGCTCAAACGGGAACTGGTAAGACTCTTGCATTTTTATTACCTATTATAGAGAAAATAGATATTAATAGACCCCATATACAAGGATTGATAATTACCCCAACTAGGGAGCTGGCTATTCAAATTACAAATGAAGCTAAAAAGTTGATGGAAGCAAAGGAAATAAGTATCTTAGCAGCTTATGGTGGTCAAGATGTTGAACAACAGGTAAAGAAACTAAAAAATGGTATTCATTTAGTAATTGCAACTCCTGGGAGATTATTAGACCATATGAGAAGAAAAACCATTGATCTTGGTAAGCTTAATACCTTAGTCTTAGATGAGGCAGATGAAATGCTTCGTATGGGATTCTTAGAGGATGTGGAGAGTATTATAGTAGATACTCCAAAGACCCGTCAAACAATGTTGTTTTCAGCTACAATACCTAATGAAGTACGATCATTAGCTAAAAGGTTTATGAAGAATCCAATGCAAATTGAGATTCAGGGAAAGAATGTTACATTAGATGAGATTAAACAAGTAGTCATTGAAACAACTGATAGAAGAAAATTGGATACTCTTTGCCAATTAATAGATGAGTATAGACCATATCTAGCAATAGTTTTTTGTCGTACAAAAAGAAGAGTAACATCCCTAAATGAAGAATTAATCGCCAGAGGTTATAATTCAGATGAACTACATGGAGATATTAGTCAGGCTAAGAGGGAAAGAGTAATTAAATCCTTTAGAAAGGCAGAACTACAAATCCTTGTAGCAACAGACATTGTGGCAAGAGGGCTAGATGTAGAGGGTGTGACCCATGTAATTAATTATGATATACCAGAAAATGTAGATAGCTATATCCATAGAATCGGTAGAACAGGAAGAATAGGAAATCTTGGAATGGCAGTTACTTTGGTTACAGAAAAGGATAAAAATGATTTAGCACTAATTGAGAGAAAGATAAAGATAGATTTTAAACCAAAGAAAATGAACACCCATAAAGAAGATAGAAAGAAAGACCCCAAAAAATCAGATTCGAAAACTACGGAATCTAAATCTAAGACATCCATTAAAAAACCTTACCCTGAAAAAGGAAGGTATAAGAAATCTAACGAAAGTGGACCTAGATACGCCTCCAAGGATAAAAAAGGTGGCAGGAAAACAAGATAA
- a CDS encoding helix-turn-helix transcriptional regulator encodes MYYNLEKYGEKVSTIRKSLSLTREQLYDLSYVSVETIRKIETGKYHPSYEILDSLSHVLKVDLNRLILDYRLDNFEEFNIIRNNMESKFDRDEYYTLESEYNDFANLLKSTKNQYYQKLISQLMLLINSVILDKKEKKPKESLDKLIEAMQVSTPGFLLSNYKAFVYNDVEIRILMNIAMLTEELKSYVDAANMMEFCMRIVNTNNEIYPKLCHNLSSIYSLLDDYKNSLKYSNLGIEYCNENRNFNGLNLLYFSKGVAEYSLGHEGYIESLNKSISFCDIMGQDELKKVIINKCRKFYNIELT; translated from the coding sequence TTGTACTATAATTTAGAGAAATATGGCGAAAAAGTATCTACTATTAGAAAATCTCTTTCTCTTACTAGAGAGCAACTTTACGATTTGTCATATGTTAGTGTTGAGACTATTAGAAAGATTGAAACAGGCAAATATCACCCTAGTTATGAAATCCTCGACTCTTTATCACATGTATTAAAAGTAGACTTAAATAGACTTATTTTAGATTATAGACTTGATAACTTTGAAGAATTCAATATTATAAGAAACAACATGGAATCTAAGTTTGATAGGGATGAATACTATACCTTAGAAAGCGAATACAATGATTTTGCTAATTTACTTAAATCTACAAAAAATCAATATTACCAAAAGCTAATTAGTCAACTGATGCTACTTATAAATTCCGTTATATTAGACAAAAAAGAAAAAAAACCTAAAGAGTCTCTTGATAAACTGATTGAGGCTATGCAAGTATCTACTCCTGGTTTTTTATTATCTAATTATAAAGCATTTGTTTATAACGATGTAGAGATTAGAATTTTGATGAATATAGCTATGTTAACTGAAGAACTTAAATCTTATGTAGATGCTGCCAATATGATGGAATTCTGCATGAGAATAGTGAATACAAATAACGAAATATATCCAAAGCTTTGTCACAATTTATCTAGCATCTACAGCTTATTGGATGATTATAAAAACTCTTTAAAATATAGTAACTTGGGCATTGAATATTGCAATGAAAATAGGAATTTCAATGGATTAAACCTATTATATTTTAGCAAAGGAGTTGCTGAATATAGTTTAGGACATGAAGGATATATTGAATCATTAAATAAATCAATATCCTTTTGTGATATTATGGGACAAGATGAATTAAAAAAAGTCATAATAAACAAATGCAGAAAATTTTATAATATTGAACTTACATAA
- a CDS encoding radical SAM/SPASM domain-containing protein, giving the protein MYKKSYYNFSKSNEKNTVLYNSMTGAIAYIPNIELHRLNFNSSNKNQLLFDDVLFKNGFIIESSTDEKELLKKRYEYARNNNVITQITLLPTENCNFACPYCFLYDTTPKRMESIDYEKIYMFIQNKITSGSKNIIINWFGGEPSLEAENIVKFMKNLNQNIGKEITISSTITTNGYLLNYNLFKQFLNSGIDTFQVTVDGNKESHDEQRYLKSGKGTYDTILKNIIEIINNVSDSDKFMFNVRSNFTQKTIKVSDEQIDNLKKIFGSDDRFNLYFRPVYEYETNHNSLENFNHELYSIEDGILLQNKLYQKINKAFDRVDSSTTMRMLQPLPQPTFTWCNSDKKDTYIISPNGDLYMCDTLFGDDKFIIGNINDKFLADYNSEYNNWNKSIFDDYKAIKCMECKLLPVCFGSCRRNRFISGEDFNCYWTEEYIYKILDEILYSNKI; this is encoded by the coding sequence TTGTATAAAAAAAGCTATTACAATTTTTCAAAATCAAATGAAAAGAATACCGTATTATATAATTCAATGACAGGTGCGATTGCATATATACCTAATATAGAATTACATAGATTAAATTTTAATTCATCAAATAAAAATCAACTGTTATTTGATGATGTGCTTTTTAAGAATGGATTTATCATAGAGTCATCTACTGATGAAAAAGAATTGCTAAAAAAACGATATGAGTATGCTAGAAATAATAATGTAATTACTCAAATAACACTATTACCTACAGAAAATTGTAACTTTGCGTGTCCTTATTGCTTTTTATATGATACAACTCCCAAAAGGATGGAGAGTATAGATTATGAAAAGATTTATATGTTTATTCAAAATAAAATTACTAGTGGATCAAAAAATATAATAATAAATTGGTTTGGTGGAGAACCTTCTTTGGAGGCAGAAAATATTGTTAAGTTCATGAAAAACCTAAATCAAAACATTGGTAAAGAAATTACTATATCTTCAACAATTACTACTAATGGGTATTTACTTAACTATAACTTGTTCAAACAATTTTTAAACAGTGGCATAGATACTTTCCAAGTTACAGTTGATGGAAACAAAGAATCGCATGATGAACAAAGATATTTGAAAAGTGGGAAAGGTACATATGATACTATTCTAAAAAATATTATAGAAATAATAAATAATGTATCTGATTCTGATAAATTTATGTTTAATGTTCGTAGCAATTTTACACAGAAAACGATTAAGGTTTCAGATGAACAGATAGACAATTTAAAAAAAATATTTGGTAGTGATGATAGGTTTAATCTTTATTTTAGGCCTGTTTATGAGTATGAAACGAACCATAATTCTTTAGAGAATTTTAATCATGAATTATATAGTATAGAAGATGGCATTTTACTGCAAAACAAATTATATCAAAAAATAAATAAGGCCTTTGATAGGGTGGATAGCAGTACTACAATGAGAATGTTACAGCCATTACCACAGCCAACATTTACTTGGTGTAACTCTGATAAAAAAGATACATATATAATATCTCCTAATGGTGATTTATATATGTGTGATACCCTCTTTGGAGATGATAAGTTTATAATTGGGAATATAAATGATAAATTTCTAGCAGATTATAATTCAGAGTACAATAATTGGAATAAATCTATATTTGATGATTATAAAGCTATTAAGTGTATGGAGTGCAAACTATTACCCGTTTGCTTCGGAAGCTGTAGAAGAAATAGATTTATTAGTGGAGAGGACTTCAACTGCTATTGGACAGAAGAATATATTTATAAGATATTAGATGAAATATTATACTCAAATAAAATTTAA
- a CDS encoding ABC transporter ATP-binding protein, protein MQKSYKRFLPLILSYPKYQFLGLLFSLLASLFSSGSSYTLKILIDDVLIPKKLDMIWTIQFIFIGLVLLNGIFTILKTYFLYKSSTKTMVDIRKKLFSKSLQLSMDYHNTTPAGDIISIMVNDVNALSRTLFGSLAEFFSSVITIFVVLIWLLYLDFRLTIITIPIFPILILVFKTLNKYLERVSIKSRESNVSMINAITEMINGIKSIKIMNLDMEQNDISEKSFINVAKCTLKYELIFTLMNLSTWMLIMVPYQAILYGIGGTWYVKNGTPTIGLLMAFGNFTNMLIGPTLSLLNVFSNLTNADISLDKIEGFYREPSEQLGRNAIEDIRDPNIEFKNVTFTYNNKEEPILKDISFNLESGKIIGLTGRSGSGKTTILNILTAFYMPDKGSILINNQSLYDVLLSEWRNEISYLTQDSFIFSNTLRYNLSLFDKNISEKQLLDVINQVDLLSWFKSLPNGLDTYLGEKGANISIGQKQKLGIAQAILKKCSILILDEPTSALDFISEKSIMNILNNIKEEKIILVVSHRDETLQKMDEVIILEDGNIMKIGKWVDIKEFY, encoded by the coding sequence ATGCAAAAGAGCTATAAAAGATTTTTACCTTTAATTTTAAGTTATCCTAAGTATCAATTTTTAGGATTGCTTTTTTCGCTATTAGCATCTTTGTTTAGTTCTGGATCCTCTTATACATTGAAGATATTAATAGATGATGTCCTAATACCAAAGAAGTTAGATATGATTTGGACTATACAATTTATCTTCATAGGATTAGTATTATTAAATGGAATATTTACAATACTTAAAACCTATTTTTTATATAAATCTAGTACGAAAACTATGGTTGATATAAGAAAAAAACTATTCAGTAAATCTTTACAATTGTCAATGGATTATCATAACACAACTCCAGCGGGAGATATAATATCCATTATGGTTAATGATGTAAATGCACTATCAAGAACTTTATTCGGAAGTTTAGCAGAATTTTTTTCTTCAGTAATTACAATATTCGTTGTTCTAATTTGGCTACTTTATCTAGATTTTAGATTAACCATAATAACAATTCCGATATTCCCCATATTAATACTAGTATTTAAAACATTAAATAAATATTTAGAAAGAGTGAGTATTAAGTCTAGAGAAAGTAATGTATCTATGATAAATGCAATTACTGAAATGATAAATGGAATTAAATCAATAAAAATTATGAACTTGGATATGGAACAAAATGATATATCTGAAAAATCTTTTATAAATGTTGCAAAATGTACTCTAAAATATGAATTGATTTTTACTTTAATGAACTTATCTACTTGGATGTTAATTATGGTACCCTATCAAGCCATATTATATGGAATTGGTGGTACATGGTATGTAAAGAATGGAACGCCAACAATTGGTTTGTTAATGGCTTTTGGAAATTTTACCAATATGTTGATAGGACCTACATTATCCTTACTAAATGTGTTTAGTAATTTGACTAATGCAGATATCTCTTTAGATAAAATAGAAGGATTTTACAGAGAACCTTCTGAGCAATTAGGAAGAAACGCTATAGAAGACATTCGAGACCCTAATATAGAATTTAAAAATGTAACTTTTACTTACAATAATAAAGAAGAACCTATATTAAAAGATATAAGCTTTAATTTAGAAAGTGGAAAGATTATAGGACTTACTGGAAGATCTGGGTCAGGGAAAACCACTATTTTAAACATATTAACAGCATTTTATATGCCAGATAAAGGAAGTATACTTATTAACAACCAATCTTTATATGATGTATTACTTTCAGAATGGAGAAATGAGATATCTTACTTAACACAAGATTCTTTTATATTTAGTAATACTCTTAGATATAATTTATCGTTATTTGATAAAAATATAAGTGAAAAACAATTATTAGATGTAATAAATCAGGTAGATCTATTGAGTTGGTTTAAAAGTTTACCCAATGGATTAGATACATATTTAGGAGAAAAAGGTGCGAATATAAGTATAGGGCAGAAACAAAAACTAGGTATTGCCCAAGCTATACTAAAAAAATGTTCTATATTAATTTTAGATGAACCAACTTCTGCATTGGATTTTATCAGTGAAAAATCTATAATGAATATATTAAATAATATAAAAGAAGAAAAAATTATATTAGTAGTCTCACATAGAGATGAAACCTTGCAAAAGATGGATGAAGTAATAATTCTAGAGGATGGTAACATTATGAAGATTGGAAAATGGGTAGATATAAAAGAATTCTATTGA
- a CDS encoding S41 family peptidase, with protein MRKTNLLVSILAIVLVITLVGCSKDTEEYISNELLSTEVKSDSVEGLTMEERLKDFEYLYEYVIENYPLLKVNERINGVDWVGKKDDFKKTIESTKTDQDFIDALEKMLEELNDIYTGTIGLSIFKRVYGIYISPEYKDDYKPWVELLIQDNVIEMYDFDESQLALVEDSQYASKEVGNLAYCKTDIVVPNEVGYIKIYSLNTDRIEEDGKIIRDFLMEIKDYDKLIVDIRDKTRTMGDDDYWIKNIVEPLAKEDITAENYLLMKGSYGKEFYEYRGMDFAPITELDSSILDKFANDAKTDFDYYHLKNKTIKPVDPIGFKGKIYLLVDKTAQFASENFAAFCKDSGFATVVGKTTSGRSFLFDTIFVPLPSGIVIETSGLLMLNGDGTIRQEAYVVPDIEVDTTIGSSFERDNAIQYIVND; from the coding sequence ATGAGAAAAACAAATTTATTAGTTTCTATTTTAGCTATTGTTTTAGTAATTACTTTAGTAGGATGCTCAAAAGATACAGAGGAATACATTAGTAATGAGCTATTAAGTACTGAAGTAAAATCAGATAGTGTTGAAGGACTAACAATGGAAGAAAGATTAAAGGATTTTGAATACCTATATGAATATGTTATAGAGAATTATCCATTATTAAAGGTTAATGAGAGAATAAATGGAGTTGATTGGGTAGGAAAAAAGGATGATTTTAAGAAGACCATAGAAAGTACTAAAACAGATCAAGATTTTATTGATGCATTAGAGAAAATGCTAGAAGAATTAAATGATATATATACAGGTACAATTGGGCTGAGCATTTTTAAGCGTGTTTATGGTATATATATTAGCCCAGAATATAAAGACGACTACAAGCCATGGGTTGAATTACTTATTCAAGATAATGTAATAGAGATGTATGACTTTGATGAATCTCAATTAGCATTAGTAGAGGATAGTCAATATGCATCTAAGGAAGTTGGAAATTTAGCATATTGTAAAACAGACATAGTAGTCCCTAATGAAGTAGGATATATAAAGATCTATAGTCTGAATACTGATAGAATTGAAGAAGATGGAAAGATAATAAGAGATTTTTTAATGGAAATAAAAGACTATGACAAGCTTATAGTAGATATAAGAGATAAAACAAGAACCATGGGAGATGACGACTATTGGATAAAAAATATAGTAGAGCCTTTGGCTAAAGAGGATATAACAGCTGAGAATTATTTACTTATGAAAGGAAGCTATGGGAAAGAATTCTATGAGTATAGGGGTATGGACTTTGCACCAATAACTGAATTGGATAGTAGTATTCTAGATAAATTTGCAAATGATGCAAAAACAGATTTTGATTATTATCATTTGAAAAATAAAACAATAAAACCTGTAGATCCTATTGGATTTAAAGGCAAGATATATTTACTAGTTGATAAAACAGCTCAATTTGCATCAGAAAACTTTGCTGCATTTTGCAAAGATAGTGGATTTGCAACAGTTGTAGGCAAGACAACTTCTGGTAGAAGCTTTTTATTTGATACTATATTTGTTCCATTACCAAGTGGAATAGTCATAGAAACAAGTGGATTGCTTATGTTAAATGGAGATGGAACCATAAGGCAGGAGGCATATGTAGTACCTGATATTGAAGTGGATACCACAATAGGATCTAGCTTTGAAAGAGATAATGCAATCCAATATATAGTTAATGATTAA